The Fibrobacter sp. genome includes the window GTATTTACTTTTAGTAATTCATGTGCGCGAGCCACCATCCGAAAAACGGATTTACAAACCTGTACTCCCCATCTCTGGTAAAGAGAATCTTCAGTTCCTCAAGCCTCTGCAATGCTTTCCGGATCGTCGCTGGAAGTGCTACTCCCGAGGCATTAATAAATTCTCTGGAAAAGGTGTTTTTGCCCCCCAGTTTTGCTACAGTTGTAAGGCACTTGAACTGTATCGATGTCAATCTCGCGAGACTGGTCTCATAACCCTTGCGCTCTCCGGCAAAAAGATACTGAAGGGCCATGTTTATAGTGTCTTCAGTGATCACCGTATCCGGCTCGCTGATAGCGTAGATAGCGGAACACAACTGCTGTGTGTCGCCAGGATTCTCATCCGCAATCTCCAATATCCTGTCTATCACCTGTGAGGATATCTTCATTTTCTTTTCCAGAAATTTATTCCTGATAAATTCGCTGAATGAGATTCTGTCAATTGGCCCGACTTCAAGCCGCAAAGCCGATTTAAAAAACGGGCTTTCAGGATCATTGAACATCATGTGCATCTCACTGCGAATGCTTCCGCAGAAGATAAAGGGGATATTTTGCAGTAATTGTATCTTGCTCCGCATTATCGCCAGAACCTGGTTTGATTCCGCAAGATTTCTGATGTCCTGAAACTCATCTATTGCGACTATGGCATCTTTAAAAT containing:
- a CDS encoding ATP-binding protein; the protein is MNPFRYGQVVFKKNYCRRPDLEKRLQSHLLSGQNIYMEGERRTGKTSLIFHAVEQIKSRWLVYIDLLEVKTIEDVHKRVLNGMAKARKGKNLLENLIKSVAALRPVLSFDPITSTPSISIDTALKLSPDSLDGLFDLFSGRDFKDAIVAIDEFQDIRNLAESNQVLAIMRSKIQLLQNIPFIFCGSIRSEMHMMFNDPESPFFKSALRLEVGPIDRISFSEFIRNKFLEKKMKISSQVIDRILEIADENPGDTQQLCSAIYAISEPDTVITEDTINMALQYLFAGERKGYETSLARLTSIQFKCLTTVAKLGGKNTFSREFINASGVALPATIRKALQRLEELKILFTRDGEYRFVNPFFGWWLAHMNY